In the Campylobacter concisus genome, TTTGTGGATACTGAAAAAGATTTACAAATCTATCAAACTCCATCTGCCTAGCAGTCATGCGACCCATAACTTTCATCTTTTGGCTCATGTTATAGATACCAAACTCACCTAGCCTGCCGCCAGCTCCTTTTCCAAGAGGCAAGACATCAGCACCCACGTGAGATAGTCTTATATATTTATATTGGTCCCTACCCTTTTTGGCCACCTTTGTATACTCTAAAATTTCATAGTCATCTTGACTTAAAATTTCGTCTAGAAATGCGTGGTGTAAGCTCTTATCGACTTCTACGTCATAGTAATCCTCGCTTATGGTCTTGCTAAGCACCGAGCCATCTAAAAACTGAAGCGAATAAAAACTCGCACTGTCAATGCCGAGCTCACGCACTAGCTTAGCATCTCTTACCACCTCATCGATGCTTTCATTAGGATAGTTATATATGATATCTACACAAAGCATTCCACTAAATTTCTCACGCAGATCACGTAGATGTTTTATCGCTGCCTCCGAGCTATGCGTGCGATTTAGCAGCTTTCTACCAGCTTCACTAAATGTCTGCACGCCGATACTGTATCGATTTACGCCAAGCTCGTTTAAAAGGCGAAGCTTGCTTATATTTAGGTTATGAAGCGTACTTTCTAAGCTAAATTCGCACTCAGGCAGGATATTAAAGCTGTCCTTAAGTGCGTTTATCACCTGCTCCAAGTGTCTCTCTTTTAATATCGTTGGGGTGCCGCCACCAAAATAGACACTACCTATTTTTTTGCTTTTTAAGTAGTTCGTGGCGGAGTATTTTTCTATCTCGCTTAGTAAAAATTTTGTATATTCATCAAGCTCGTCTTCAAGCTTTGTCCTATTCATCGAGCAAAACGAGCATATATTGTCACAAAATGGCACATGGATATAGATGACTCCTTCATTTTCATCTGGTGCACTCTCTAAAAATTCCCACAGCTCATCTTCACTCACCATATCAGGTCTTTTTGAAGGAGCTACGCTATGACCTTTTATACGTTTGTTAAACATTTGTATACTCACTTGTTAAGCGTGTTAAATAGCTCATTTGCGGCCTCATTTATGCGAGGTGTACCGCGCAAGACAAGACTTGATGGGACGTTTAAAATTTTAGAGTTCTTGGCCGCACTAGTTGCTTTTAGCACTGGATTTTGCGATAAAAAATCACTACCATCTTTCATGCCTACAACTATTATGAAGTCTGGATTTTGCGCTAGGATAAATTCATTTTGAACGATCGGCATCGCTCCAGCCAACCCACCTGCTACGTTTTTCATACCAAATTTAGTAAACATATCCCCAGGCAAGCTAGCATCGTTAAAAGCAACTAGTGGGGTAGCTGCATAAACGCCTAAAATTTTCTTACCGCTTAGCTTTGAGTTTTGAAATTTTAAAAAGTCCTGCTTTATCTTAGCCACAAGCTCGCTGGCACGCTCTTTTTTACCTGTGATATCGCCCATTTTTTCTATATTTTTGCAAATATCGTCTACACTATTTGCCTGCATCGTAAGTGTCTTTATACCAAATTTAGCAAGGTCGGCGTTTACACCATCAGAGTGAAAGCTAGTAACTACAAGGTCAGGCTTTAGCTCGACTATACGCTCTAAATTTGGCTTTGTATAAGTGCCAACGCTCTTTAGCTTTTCTGTCTTATCCTCAGGCCAAATCCTACCAAACTCAAGAGTAGAAATAGCTGCGATCTGATCTTCAGCCTCCAGCATATACATCATCTCAACCACCGCAGGATCAAGCACAACGATATTTTTAGCACTTAGACTAACACCGCTAAAACCAAGCAAAAATGCAAAAATCAAAAACAATTTTTTCATAAAATCTCCTTTAAATTTATCATTTCGGTAAAACAAATGGCATATCATTTTTATATATGATATCTGCCTTAAGGCCGTAAATTTCATCTAAAATTTCTGGATTATAAAGCTCTCTGACACTCCCTTTATGAGCTATCACACCACCTTTTAGCATTAAAATTTCATCGCATATCAGTGAGGCTAAATTTAGATCATGAAGTACTGCTATGGTGACTAAATTTAGCTCACGAGTAAGATGCGAGCAAAGCTTTAAAACCTCTATAGCGTGGCTTAGATCAAGGGCTGATGTAGGCTCATCAAGAAGCAAAACTTT is a window encoding:
- a CDS encoding ABC transporter substrate-binding protein produces the protein MKKLFLIFAFLLGFSGVSLSAKNIVVLDPAVVEMMYMLEAEDQIAAISTLEFGRIWPEDKTEKLKSVGTYTKPNLERIVELKPDLVVTSFHSDGVNADLAKFGIKTLTMQANSVDDICKNIEKMGDITGKKERASELVAKIKQDFLKFQNSKLSGKKILGVYAATPLVAFNDASLPGDMFTKFGMKNVAGGLAGAMPIVQNEFILAQNPDFIIVVGMKDGSDFLSQNPVLKATSAAKNSKILNVPSSLVLRGTPRINEAANELFNTLNK
- a CDS encoding radical SAM protein; amino-acid sequence: MFNKRIKGHSVAPSKRPDMVSEDELWEFLESAPDENEGVIYIHVPFCDNICSFCSMNRTKLEDELDEYTKFLLSEIEKYSATNYLKSKKIGSVYFGGGTPTILKERHLEQVINALKDSFNILPECEFSLESTLHNLNISKLRLLNELGVNRYSIGVQTFSEAGRKLLNRTHSSEAAIKHLRDLREKFSGMLCVDIIYNYPNESIDEVVRDAKLVRELGIDSASFYSLQFLDGSVLSKTISEDYYDVEVDKSLHHAFLDEILSQDDYEILEYTKVAKKGRDQYKYIRLSHVGADVLPLGKGAGGRLGEFGIYNMSQKMKVMGRMTARQMEFDRFVNLFQYPQISLERVFNFVSQTCANELMDLFKKCEESGYLKIENDSLNFTKDGVFWGNSIANAVMEISKKEFL